The proteins below are encoded in one region of Tepidimicrobium xylanilyticum:
- a CDS encoding beta family protein, translating into MKSDFIYVPIVKWKKGEQEALKELDDSIKDKIIPLIEITPDFEVTKFEDSLSNWDNRYFYFDVLQEVYEEKGGEIYFELLNQCDPEYVIPVVFLSDDEEAIKEAWDYSSNGIAIRITSDDLDELEENISKITKYIDINDVDLIIDLKDINENNFSEKKIVARALFQSIPDINLYRRIILSSSAFPQYLSGISRYKIYQFKRYDYQLWEFVKKQSAKHNINLIYSDYCISAPGYFEYKPYMKLSHNLRYTSEDSFIIIKGETIKKGGLDSENVIQSCKMLINDESYSGKDYSWGDNYIYTRCNDDVKNFGNLSTWRKVGTNHHITIVINQLSNPS; encoded by the coding sequence ATGAAATCTGATTTTATTTATGTTCCAATTGTTAAGTGGAAAAAGGGAGAGCAAGAAGCTTTAAAGGAGCTAGATGATTCTATAAAAGATAAAATAATACCTTTAATAGAAATAACTCCAGATTTTGAAGTAACTAAGTTTGAAGATTCTTTATCTAATTGGGATAATAGATATTTTTACTTCGATGTATTACAAGAAGTTTATGAAGAAAAGGGAGGAGAAATATACTTTGAACTTTTAAACCAATGCGATCCAGAATATGTAATTCCAGTAGTTTTCTTATCAGATGATGAGGAAGCAATAAAGGAAGCTTGGGATTATTCAAGCAACGGAATAGCCATTAGAATTACAAGTGATGATTTGGACGAATTGGAAGAAAATATTAGCAAAATAACAAAATATATAGATATTAATGATGTGGATTTAATAATTGATTTAAAAGATATTAATGAAAACAATTTTAGTGAGAAGAAGATAGTAGCTAGAGCACTATTCCAATCTATACCTGATATTAATCTTTATAGAAGAATAATATTATCAAGTAGTGCATTTCCTCAGTATTTAAGTGGAATCTCTAGGTATAAAATATATCAGTTTAAAAGATATGATTATCAGCTTTGGGAATTTGTTAAAAAACAAAGTGCAAAGCACAATATTAACTTAATATATTCCGACTATTGTATTAGTGCTCCAGGTTACTTTGAATATAAGCCTTATATGAAATTATCACATAACTTAAGATACACTTCGGAAGATTCTTTTATAATTATAAAAGGAGAAACTATAAAGAAAGGTGGCTTAGATTCAGAAAATGTAATACAATCATGTAAAATGCTCATCAATGACGAAAGTTATTCAGGAAAAGATTATTCCTGGGGTGACAACTATATATATACTAGATGTAATGATGATGTGAAAAATTTCGGCAATCTCTCAACCTGGAGAAAGGTTGGCACTAATCATCACATTACAATTGTGATTAATCAGCTCTCCAACCCTTCCTAA